A genomic stretch from Setaria italica strain Yugu1 chromosome VII, Setaria_italica_v2.0, whole genome shotgun sequence includes:
- the LOC101782632 gene encoding uncharacterized protein LOC101782632 — protein MAATTYPLLLLLLLAATAVAAKAAAAAAAGTGGNGTTPTAYEMLERYNFPRGILPAGVQGYALHPDGTFEVYFPRPCEFLLARRWLVRYEARVSGSVAAGSLTALQGISVKVVFLWLGVGEVDRAGDNLSFYIGPVATSFPLRDFAESPRCRGYDVAGAASS, from the coding sequence atggccgccaccacctaccccctcctgctgctgctgctcctcgcgGCCACGGCCGTCGcggccaaggcggcggcggccgccgctgccggcaccggcggcaacgggacgacgccgacggcgtACGAGATGCTGGAGCGGTACAACTTCCCGCGGGGCATCCTGCCGGCGGGCGTGCAGGGGTACGCGCTCCACCCGGACGGCACCTTCGAGGTGTACTTCCCGCGGCCGTGCGAGTTCCTGCTGGCGAGGCGGTGGCTGGTCCGCTACGAGGCGCGTGTCTCCGGCTCGGTGGCCGCCGGCTCGCTTACGGCGCTGCAGGGGATCAGCGTCAAGGTGGTGTTCCTCtggctcggcgtcggcgaggtcGACCGCGCCGGCGATAACCTCAGCTTCTACATCGGACCCGTCGCCACCTCGTTCCCGCTCCGCGACTTCGCCGAGAGCCCGCGCTGCCGCGGCTAcgacgtcgccggcgcggcCTCCTCGTGA
- the LOC101781960 gene encoding exosome complex component RRP42, whose protein sequence is MVGLSEGEKHFIRGGIAQDIRTDGRRRLQFRALSVETGVIPQANGSARVRLGATEIIASVKAELGKPSILHPDKGKVSIFVDCSPTAEPTFEGRGSEELSAELSVALQRCLLGGKSGAGAAIDLSSLIVVEGKVCWDLYIDGLVVSSDGNLLDALATAIKVALSDTGLPKVNVSLSAASDEEPEVDVSDEEFLQFDTSSVPVIITLTKVGRHYIVDATSEEESQMSSAVSVSVNRNGQICGLTKRGGAGLDPSVIFDMISVARHASQQFIALVDSQIAAAEADE, encoded by the exons ATGGTTGGGCTCTCGGAAGGGGAGAAGCACTTCATCCGCGGCGGCATCGCGCAGGACATTCGCACCGACGGCCGTAGGCGGCTGCAGTTCCGGGCCCTCTCCGTCGAGACCGGAGTCATCCCACAG GCGAATGGTTCAGCGCGTGTTAGATTGGGTGCCACTGAAATCATCGCTAGTGTCAAG GCTGAATTGGGGAAACCAAGCATTCTTCACCCTGACAAAGGAAAGGTTTCCATTTTTGTTGACTGTAGTCCTACTGCTGAGCCTACATTTGAG GGTAGAGGTTCCGAAGAATTGTCTGCTGAGCTCTCTGTTGCCCTGCAAAGATGCTTGCTAGGTGGTAAAAGTGGTGCAG GTGCTGCAATTGATCTATCATCCCTAATTGTTGTGGAGGGAAAGGTCTGTTGGGATCTGTACATTGATGGACTTGTGGTCAGTTCTGATGGTAATTTACTGGATGCGCTAGCTACTGCAATAAAG GTTGCTTTGAGTGATACAGGTTTACCAAAAGTTAATGTTTCTCTTAGTGCTGCATCGGACGAGGAACCAGAGGTTGATGTAAGTGATGAGGAATTTCTTCAATTCGACACATCCAGTGTGCCTGTTATCATTACATTAACCAAG GTGGGTCGGCACTACATTGTTGACGCTACCTCAGAGGAAGAATCCCAGATGAGTTCTGCAGTGTCGGTATCAGTCAATAGGAATGGCCAAATATGCGGGCTAACCAAGAGGGGCGGTGCAGGGCTGGACCCAAGCGTCATCTTCGATATGATATCAGTTGCCAGGCATGCGAGCCAGCAGTTCATAGCTCTCGTGGACTCGCAGATAGCTGCTGCTGAAGCTGATGAGTGA